In the genome of Patagioenas fasciata isolate bPatFas1 chromosome 12, bPatFas1.hap1, whole genome shotgun sequence, one region contains:
- the LOC139829004 gene encoding olfactory receptor 12D2-like → MLNQTELSEFILLGLTDIQGLQHFFFTFFLLLYLTSLLGNGAIVTMVIAEPRLHTPMYFFLGNLSCLDIIYSTVTVPKMLTGLLFGHQPISFGGCLAQLHFFHFLGSTEAVLLATMAYDRYVAICNPLRYTLAMSPRTCLLLATASWSIGFVHATIHSVMTSQLTFCGHNHIHHFFCDIKPLLNLACSSTSLNMTLLNVITTSVVLGPFALIVLSYLYIICFIFHKVRSQEGRWKPFSTCASHLTVVALLYIPVLFNYTPPSSGSSLQRDVQVSLLYSAVTPALNPLIYTLRNQEMRSALKKMLGKKSRFWRNVTKTRTRLRTKTRLTCF, encoded by the coding sequence ATGCTGAACCAGACAGAGCTCAGCGAGTTCATCCTCTTGGGTCTCACTGATATCCAAGGGCTACAGCACTTTTTCTTCACCTTCTTCCTGTTGCTCTACTTGACCAGTCTTCTGGGAAATGGTGCCATTGTGACCATGGTGATAGCTGAGCCCCGTCTTCACACACCAATGTACTTCTTCCTGGGGAACCTGTCCTGCCTGGACATCATCTACTCCACAGTCACTGTTCCCAAGATGTTGACTGGCCTTCTCTTTGGGCATCAGCCCATCTCTTTTGGTGGGTGCTTGGCCCAGCTCCACTTCTTCCACTTCCTGGGCAGTACTGAGGCCGTGCTACTGGCCACCAtggcctacgaccgctacgtGGCCATCTGCAATCCTTTGCGCTACACCCTTGCCATGAGCCCCCGAACTTGTCTGCTGCTGGCCACGGCCAGCTGGTCCATTGGTTTTGTGCATGCCACGATACACTCAGTCATGACCTCTCAGCTGACTTTCTGTGGCCACAACCACATTCATCACTTCTTCTGTGACATCAAGCCACTGTTGAATTTGGCTTGCAGTAGTACCAGCCTCAACATGACCCTCCTCAATGTCATTACCACATCTGTTGTTTTAGGCCCCTTCGCTCTCATAGTCCTCTCCTACCTCTACATCATCTGCTTCATCTTCCATAAAGTCCGGTCCCAGGAAGGAAGATGGAAGCCCTTCTCCACCTGTGCCTCCCACCTCACCGTTGTGGCACTGTTGTACATTCCAGTGCTCTTCAATTATACAccaccctcctcaggaagctcCCTTCAAAGGGATGTGCAAGTGTCCCTCCTGTACAGTGCTGTCACCCCAGCTCTGAACCCCTTGATCTACACTCTTAGGAACCAGGAGATGAGATCTGCCCTGAAAAAAATGCTAGGGAAAAAATCACGTTTCTGGAGGAATGTGACTAAAACAAGAACAAGGCTCAGAACAAAGACAAGGCTCACCTGTTTCTAA